The genomic region GGCCCTGATCATCGACGCCACCGCCGGCGAGCGCGAGCGGCAATCGCTGGAGCCGTTGCTGGCCACGCCGGCACCGCGCAGCGCGACGGTCAGCGGCAAGATCACCGCTGCCTGTGTGTTGGGGCTGATCTCGCTGTTGCTGAGCCTGCTCGCGTTCAAGGGCGCGACCCTGATCGACATCAGGGCGGCGAAGCTGCTCGATGTCAGCTTCGAGTCGATCGCGCGGATGCTGTTCATCCTGTTGCCGATGATGCTGCTGGGCAATTCGCTGCTGACCTTCCTGGCCGGCTCGGCCAAGAGCACCAAGGAGGCGCAGAGCCACATGAGTTGGCTGATGCTGCTGCCGATGGTGCCGACCTTCATCCTGATGGTGAATCCGATCAAATCGCAATTGTGGCAGTACGCGGTGCCCTTCCTGGCCCAGAACCAGATGTTGCTGAAGGTGATCCGCGGCGAATGGATCGGCCCGCAGGCATGGGCGGTCTACCTGTCCGCCGCGCTCGGGCTGGCGGCGGTGTTGTGGCTGGCGGCGGTGCACCGGTACAACCAGGAGAAGCTGGCGATCTCCGAGTGATCCGGAATCGAGTGCATTGAATTGAAATGAGAAGCCCGGCGAACGCCGGGCTTCTCATTTGTTCTTCTTCCACCTGAGCGGGAACTCTTCCTCAGCGAAGGCGTGGCGCTGGCTTGCGTTTGATACCGGTTCTCGCCGCTGTCTGGCTGTTCCGACGCGGCCTGCCAGCCTTGACGGCGAATGTCCCCTGGCCGGTGCCGGGGGACATTCGCATCCAAGGGCCTTCGCCCCCGGCGCCTCGATCATCCAACAGACCAGGTGCTCTGGCCCCCTTGGTAACGGGGGCGGCTCGCGCCCCAGGCGCGGGCGGAGGATCGGAAGCATGGCCTGGGGCCCAAAGTTTGCGGTGCGCACTTTGGGAGCTTCATTGGCGCATGCGCCAATGAAGCTGGCCTCACCCCCCGGGCTGAAGCCGATGGTGCGGCGGGTGGTGACCGGATTGGCGAGCGGCTGGAAACGCCAGTTGCGGACCGCGGCGACCGCCTCGCGGTCGAACACCCGCGGGGGACTGGAGCGGACCACACGAGCACTGGTGACCGAACCGTCGGTGCCGACGGTGAATTCGATCTGGACTTCGCCGGACGTGCCCGCACGCAAAGCCTCCGGCGGATAGCGCGGCGCCGGCGTCGACAGCGGCCGCAGATCGGCGGCAGTCGCCCGGACCGGCTCGGCGGCTCGCTGCTGCGCTGCACGCTGGTCGGCAGCGCGCTGTTCCGCGGCGCGGCGTTCGGCGGCAATGCGTTCGGCTTCCTCTTGCTCGGCCTGCTGGCGCGCGGCTTCCTGCTGGGCGGCGAGTTCACGCGCGGCCTGCTGCTGCTGGGCCTGCTGTTCGGTCAGCCGCTGGCGCTCCAGTTCTTCCTGCCGGCGCGCACGCTCTTCGGCGCCGATCCGTTCCTGTTCGACACGACGGGCTGAAGCGGTTTGCTGGGCTTCGATGCTGTCATTGAGCCGGGCCAGGGCCGGATGCTGCGGATCCGCACGCGCGAGCAGCCGGGTCAGCCGCAGCGCTTCGTCGAAGTCTTCGCGCTGCACGCTCTGTTCGATCGCGATGACGGTCATCGGCAGCAGATCGGTCAACGCGCTGGACACCGCCGCATCGGCCGGAGCCTTCTCACGCAGCGCCAGGTAGTACTCGACCGCGTTGTTGCCGGTGGGGGCGTACAGGCGGTTCTCCGCGTAGGCCTGGCGCGCGGCCTCGCGCAGCTCGCCGGCGTCCAGCGTCGACAGCCGATCGGGCGTCTCCCCCTCGTCGGTTTCGGCCGTTTCGGCCGGCGTTTCGGCCACCTCCGGTTCCGGGGCCTGGGCCGGAGTG from Lysobacter alkalisoli harbors:
- a CDS encoding energy transducer TonB, with the protein product MTSYRMHDRVTAGCAAAGRVVLLVALGLALVACGQDAPAPATPAQAPEPEVAETPAETAETDEGETPDRLSTLDAGELREAARQAYAENRLYAPTGNNAVEYYLALREKAPADAAVSSALTDLLPMTVIAIEQSVQREDFDEALRLTRLLARADPQHPALARLNDSIEAQQTASARRVEQERIGAEERARRQEELERQRLTEQQAQQQQAARELAAQQEAARQQAEQEEAERIAAERRAAEQRAADQRAAQQRAAEPVRATAADLRPLSTPAPRYPPEALRAGTSGEVQIEFTVGTDGSVTSARVVRSSPPRVFDREAVAAVRNWRFQPLANPVTTRRTIGFSPGGEASFIGACANEAPKVRTANFGPQAMLPILRPRLGREPPPLPRGPEHLVCWMIEAPGAKALGCECPPAPARGHSPSRLAGRVGTARQRREPVSNASQRHAFAEEEFPLRWKKNK